From Micromonospora sp. NBC_01699, a single genomic window includes:
- a CDS encoding GlxA family transcriptional regulator, translating to MSRVVFLLVPQVQLLDLAGPAQVFATAANLGHDYRLDYLGEQEDIPTAQGLPVRVGVERPSLGPEDLIVVPGWQAPTLDRNGRLTAGTLRWLADHHAAGGTVASVCAGADALGRAGLLDGRRCTTHHEVQDELARRYPRATVVRDVLYVVDGRVVTSAGIASGIDLALHLVATSHGPGAAGRVARSMVVYARRNGHEQQASAMLRHRAHLRDAVHRAQDRIDARYGDTLPLAELAAAAGVSERTLTRIFVRATGLTPLRYQQLLRLERAEHLIGHGATVESAARTVGFADARMLRRLRARP from the coding sequence GTGTCCCGGGTCGTCTTCCTGCTCGTACCCCAGGTCCAACTGCTGGACCTGGCCGGGCCCGCCCAGGTCTTCGCCACCGCGGCGAACCTCGGGCACGACTACCGGCTCGACTACCTCGGCGAGCAGGAGGACATCCCGACCGCGCAGGGTCTGCCGGTACGGGTCGGCGTCGAGCGGCCGTCACTCGGACCGGAGGACCTGATCGTCGTACCCGGATGGCAGGCCCCGACGCTCGACCGCAACGGGCGGCTCACCGCCGGCACGCTGCGCTGGTTGGCCGATCACCACGCGGCCGGTGGCACGGTGGCCAGCGTCTGCGCGGGTGCGGACGCCCTCGGCCGGGCCGGGCTGCTCGACGGGCGACGCTGCACCACCCACCACGAGGTGCAGGACGAACTCGCCCGGCGCTACCCGAGGGCGACCGTGGTCCGCGACGTGCTGTACGTGGTCGACGGCCGGGTGGTCACCTCGGCCGGCATCGCCAGCGGCATCGACCTGGCGTTGCACCTGGTCGCCACCAGCCACGGCCCCGGCGCCGCCGGGCGGGTCGCCCGGTCGATGGTGGTCTACGCCCGCCGCAACGGCCACGAGCAGCAGGCCAGCGCGATGCTGCGGCACCGGGCCCACCTCCGTGACGCGGTCCACCGGGCCCAGGACCGGATCGACGCCCGGTACGGCGACACGCTGCCGCTGGCGGAGCTGGCGGCAGCCGCCGGGGTCAGCGAACGGACCCTGACCCGGATCTTCGTCCGGGCGACCGGGTTGACCCCGCTGCGCTACCAGCAACTGCTCCGGCTGGAGCGGGCCGAGCACCTGATCGGGCACGGCGCGACGGTCGAGTCGGCCGCCCGTACGGTCGGGTTCGCCGACGCCCGGATGCTGCGCCGCCTGCGCGCCCGCCCCTGA